One window from the genome of Amaranthus tricolor cultivar Red isolate AtriRed21 chromosome 9, ASM2621246v1, whole genome shotgun sequence encodes:
- the LOC130823306 gene encoding uncharacterized protein LOC130823306: MVEESIHVVFHESDNEPIQSLEDVEDKKVEHIEDSQPDLEINAQDLKRQLEQPKDFKEAIKELEWIIAMQSELNEFERNKVRDIVEKPQDRTIIGTRWFFRNKLNEDREIIRNKARKSSKTSMVSDMKLSLLELHDKVNITTFILDSFMKKMKGIIVKEVDLEVEEVVEAKEEEADKKKEEVKEEEEKKDEDEEEVAPVVPNKESSP, translated from the exons ATGGTAGAAGAAAGCATACATGTTGTATTTCATGAATCGGATAATG AGCCAatacaaagtcttgaagatGTCGAAGATAAAAAGGTTGAgcacattgaagactcacagcctgATCTTGAGATCAATGCTCAAGACTTAAAAAGACAATTGGAAC aaccaaaggatttTAAAGAAGCCATAAAGGAACTtgagtggatcattgctatgcaaaGTGAACTcaatgagtttgaaagaaacaaagtaaggGATATAGTTGAAAAACCACAAGATCGTACcatcattggaactagatggtTCTTTCGAAACAAGCTAAATGAGGATAGAGAAATcataagaaacaaagcaag GAAGAGCTCTAAAACGTCTATG GTGAGCGACATGAAATTATCCCTTCTTGAGCTTCATGATAAGGTGAACATTACTACCTTTATACTGGATTCATttatgaagaagatgaaaggcATCATAGTGAAAGAAGTAGATCTAGAGGTAGAGGAAGTGGTAGAGGCAAAGGAGGAGGAGGCAGACAAGAAGAAGGAGGAAGTGAAGGAGGAGGAAGAGAAGAAAGACGAAGACGAGGAAGAGGTTGCACCTGTTGTTCCCAATAAAGAGTCCTCACCATAA